One window from the genome of Desulfuromonas acetoxidans DSM 684 encodes:
- a CDS encoding PD-(D/E)XK nuclease family protein — MITVNRRLARTLAEDFAGYCALQQLSVWETPAIFPVNEWFEREFARLDSDLVLLESSQVVAVWNRVIEEDLHRSGVDLLQVPATVRQAVRADTLCCDYLVDSYIPDGVEQEAFLRWRQCYEARCREQQWLDRTRLPEMIEQAVSDGRLIVDSGQIWLGFDDLTPLLHRIQQTLNSAGCTIENLAAARVNPVAFDAVAAADESEELLAAARWARQCLEQQVGIVAVVVPELERLQGEVQTIFSRELSRSAYPDRVPMDTFNMSLGYPLADQGMVAAALTLLQLQDSLDFDQLSYLLRCPWFAGGIDEWQQRALFERQLRADNVLRLSVSDLLYRLRHQPQAPRGMLHLVEQLQRWQGEHDKIAPADWVEHLNSFLQQIGWPGDASLDSRGYQVFAAWQDKVLTPVARLGVVSATMTPGQLVSWVCRLSREILFQPKAQDHRLQIIGLLETAGLTFDALWLCGAGEQVFPGGLSFNPFLPVALQKQSQMPHSDLFHEADYARLLLERLQHAAQQMVISYAQNKEERPCRCSPYLSQLPWQQCQETDGVDWNGVSLEAIDDCRAPSLSSAQLEEPLSGGTGLLKEQAQCPFKAFIHYRVGVRALDVPQPGLTSRRRGDLLHRVLQQVWQCLGSHAGLLDYDDTALRELIAEQVVAVLDGTRFAGHERALLAVEKQRLESLVLEWLDVERQREPFNVQSVEERQQLQVGPLRLNTIPDRIDMTADGRMIVLDYKTGQISVGDLVGEVLLEPQLPVYALHGVQGDVAAISFAQVRHGRCAFKGVSAEDEVLPGVRSVERSRGVKEGIANWTELIDHWRQHAQCTAQAVVDGDATVTPIHAKVCQFCDLKGLCRIDLQCVEEQHGEDKA; from the coding sequence GTGATTACTGTTAACCGTCGCCTAGCGCGTACTCTCGCTGAAGATTTTGCCGGATATTGCGCCTTGCAGCAGTTGTCCGTCTGGGAAACGCCAGCGATCTTCCCTGTCAATGAATGGTTTGAACGGGAATTTGCACGGCTTGACTCTGATCTGGTGTTGCTGGAGTCGTCTCAGGTTGTCGCAGTGTGGAACCGGGTGATTGAGGAGGATTTACATCGCAGTGGTGTTGATCTGCTTCAAGTTCCGGCCACGGTTCGTCAAGCTGTTCGGGCAGACACCTTATGTTGCGATTATCTGGTAGACAGTTATATTCCCGATGGTGTTGAGCAGGAGGCTTTTTTACGCTGGAGGCAGTGTTATGAAGCCCGTTGCCGTGAGCAACAATGGCTGGACCGCACCCGCCTGCCTGAGATGATTGAACAAGCCGTCAGCGACGGACGACTCATTGTCGATAGCGGCCAGATATGGCTGGGTTTTGATGATCTGACACCGTTGCTGCATCGGATACAGCAGACGCTTAACAGCGCCGGTTGCACGATTGAAAATCTTGCTGCCGCTCGCGTTAACCCGGTTGCATTTGATGCGGTCGCTGCGGCTGACGAATCCGAGGAGTTACTGGCTGCAGCACGATGGGCACGCCAGTGTCTGGAACAGCAGGTTGGTATTGTCGCAGTTGTTGTGCCGGAGTTGGAGCGTCTTCAGGGCGAGGTACAAACAATTTTTTCCCGTGAGTTGTCTCGTTCCGCCTATCCGGATCGTGTCCCGATGGACACGTTCAATATGTCGCTCGGTTATCCGCTGGCGGATCAGGGTATGGTCGCTGCCGCATTGACTCTGCTGCAGTTACAGGATTCGTTGGACTTTGACCAGCTCAGTTATTTGTTGCGATGCCCGTGGTTTGCCGGTGGCATTGATGAATGGCAACAGCGTGCACTGTTTGAACGTCAGTTGCGTGCGGATAACGTCCTGCGTCTGTCGGTGTCTGATTTGCTTTATCGTTTGCGCCACCAACCGCAGGCTCCTCGGGGTATGCTGCACCTCGTTGAACAGTTGCAACGCTGGCAGGGAGAGCACGACAAAATTGCACCGGCTGACTGGGTTGAGCATTTAAACTCGTTTTTGCAACAGATCGGTTGGCCGGGGGACGCTTCTCTGGACAGTCGTGGTTATCAGGTGTTTGCTGCCTGGCAGGACAAGGTTCTCACTCCTGTGGCGCGTCTTGGCGTGGTTAGCGCAACCATGACACCAGGTCAATTGGTGTCATGGGTTTGTCGTCTTTCTCGTGAAATTCTGTTTCAGCCCAAAGCCCAAGACCATCGCCTGCAGATTATTGGCCTGCTGGAAACGGCGGGTTTAACCTTTGATGCGTTGTGGTTGTGCGGTGCCGGTGAGCAGGTGTTTCCCGGCGGTTTGTCGTTTAATCCATTTCTGCCGGTAGCCCTTCAGAAGCAGTCTCAAATGCCTCACAGTGATCTTTTTCATGAAGCAGACTACGCACGTTTATTGTTGGAGCGTCTGCAGCATGCGGCGCAACAGATGGTAATCAGTTATGCGCAGAATAAGGAAGAACGCCCGTGTCGATGCAGCCCTTATTTGTCTCAACTTCCCTGGCAGCAGTGTCAGGAGACGGATGGTGTGGATTGGAATGGAGTGTCTTTGGAAGCCATTGATGACTGCCGTGCGCCTTCGTTGTCCTCTGCTCAGTTGGAGGAGCCGTTGAGCGGCGGGACCGGTCTGCTCAAAGAGCAGGCCCAGTGTCCGTTTAAGGCCTTTATCCATTACCGTGTCGGTGTGCGTGCTCTGGATGTGCCTCAGCCCGGATTGACCAGCCGTCGTCGTGGTGATCTGTTGCACCGGGTTCTCCAGCAAGTGTGGCAGTGTCTCGGCAGTCATGCCGGATTGCTGGACTATGATGACACAGCACTACGTGAATTAATTGCCGAGCAGGTTGTGGCCGTTCTTGATGGGACCCGCTTTGCCGGGCACGAACGGGCATTGCTCGCTGTTGAAAAGCAACGGCTGGAGTCGTTGGTGCTGGAATGGCTTGATGTGGAACGCCAGCGTGAGCCTTTCAACGTACAAAGTGTAGAAGAGCGTCAGCAGCTTCAGGTTGGGCCGTTACGCTTGAATACGATTCCTGATCGCATTGATATGACTGCAGATGGGCGGATGATTGTTCTCGATTATAAGACCGGCCAGATCAGTGTTGGCGATCTGGTTGGCGAGGTGCTTCTTGAACCTCAATTGCCGGTCTATGCTCTGCATGGAGTGCAGGGCGATGTGGCCGCCATCAGTTTTGCCCAGGTGCGTCACGGTCGGTGTGCGTTTAAAGGGGTTTCCGCTGAAGATGAGGTTCTGCCCGGGGTTCGCAGTGTTGAACGCAGTCGTGGTGTTAAGGAGGGTATCGCCAACTGGACTGAACTGATTGACCACTGGCGTCAGCACGCGCAATGTACGGCGCAGGCTGTTGTTGATGGTGATGCGACCGTGACTCCGATTCATGCTAAGGTGTGTCAGTTTTGCGATCTGAAAGGGCTGTGTCGAATTGATCTGCAATGCGTAGAAGAGCAACACGGGGAGGATAAGGCATGA
- a CDS encoding PQQ-dependent sugar dehydrogenase — protein MWYLIRFIFFTLLLSGGVFISMAVRYLEVPFSTSWLWFMSTFVIGAGLGLLVKNCGRGGLFVAIPISVLAANTLVGTLWPAEVNQNVFRAFNTVAKRDQVYHQLKRHFLPVRQQDLEVAERLQRGVFEDDRELVVAGPLAISVYAAGLVEAQGLAISQAGDVYVSLSRVGKVVRLRDHDGDGVSDETTVISRGLDRPSGLAVDGNILYVATAHQVMRVSPLDGESQNTEVFCRDLPVDSQSWRHTLAVSPSSDVYVSVAAGQMEDPRRDWRYASVVRLDSDGRSHPFASGLHECLGLAFHPQSGSLWATDDSPETIGFEVHPDELNVLRDGGDFGWPFCYADRKPDAQLGSLGICQATEPSVMALPSHSTPAGIVFGDRLKADPLYRSMLYVAMNGSEHGKQNQGFRLMAIPLTDVGRIRGWGIDLVSGWSVDGDVWGRPRDVAVGPDGALYVSDSLAGAVYRICFPFHAPHEPADS, from the coding sequence GTGTGGTATCTGATCCGGTTCATATTTTTCACCCTGCTGTTGAGCGGCGGGGTGTTTATCTCCATGGCGGTTCGCTATCTTGAGGTGCCGTTTTCGACCAGTTGGCTGTGGTTCATGTCGACCTTTGTCATTGGTGCCGGTCTTGGCCTTCTGGTGAAAAACTGCGGTCGGGGCGGTCTGTTTGTGGCTATCCCGATTTCGGTTTTAGCGGCAAACACTCTGGTCGGGACGTTGTGGCCAGCCGAGGTAAACCAGAATGTCTTTCGCGCCTTTAATACTGTTGCCAAACGCGACCAGGTGTATCATCAGCTCAAACGCCACTTCCTGCCGGTGCGCCAACAGGATCTTGAAGTTGCCGAACGGTTACAACGCGGTGTGTTTGAGGACGACCGTGAGCTTGTCGTTGCGGGTCCTCTGGCCATTTCAGTCTATGCAGCGGGGCTGGTTGAGGCGCAGGGGTTGGCAATTTCACAGGCCGGAGATGTTTACGTCAGTTTGTCGCGGGTGGGTAAAGTTGTCCGCTTGCGTGATCATGATGGTGATGGTGTCAGTGATGAAACAACGGTGATCTCACGCGGGCTTGATCGTCCCTCCGGTCTGGCTGTTGACGGCAATATCCTCTATGTTGCCACAGCCCATCAGGTGATGCGGGTCAGCCCACTTGATGGGGAGAGTCAGAACACAGAGGTTTTCTGTCGCGACCTGCCTGTTGACAGTCAGTCCTGGCGGCATACGTTGGCGGTTTCGCCGAGTTCGGATGTGTATGTGTCCGTCGCTGCCGGGCAGATGGAAGACCCGAGGCGTGACTGGCGCTATGCCTCGGTCGTTCGTCTCGACAGTGACGGCCGCAGCCATCCCTTTGCCTCCGGTTTACATGAATGCCTGGGGTTGGCCTTTCATCCTCAGAGCGGCTCGCTCTGGGCCACGGATGACAGTCCGGAAACCATTGGCTTTGAAGTCCACCCGGATGAGCTTAACGTGTTGCGCGATGGTGGGGATTTTGGTTGGCCGTTTTGTTATGCCGATCGCAAACCGGATGCGCAGCTGGGTTCGTTGGGGATTTGTCAGGCCACAGAACCTTCTGTGATGGCGTTGCCGTCACATTCAACTCCCGCAGGAATTGTCTTTGGTGATCGATTAAAGGCTGATCCGCTTTATCGTTCCATGCTTTATGTGGCGATGAACGGTTCTGAACATGGCAAGCAGAATCAGGGGTTTCGGCTTATGGCGATTCCTCTGACGGACGTTGGCCGCATCCGAGGCTGGGGCATTGATCTGGTCAGTGGCTGGAGCGTTGATGGTGACGTCTGGGGGCGACCGCGTGATGTTGCTGTTGGCCCGGATGGCGCCCTGTATGTCAGTGACTCGTTGGCTGGTGCGGTGTACCGAATCTGTTTTCCTTTTCATGCGCCGCATGAACCTGCGGACTCTTGA
- the rfaD gene encoding ADP-glyceromanno-heptose 6-epimerase, protein MIIVTGGAGFIGSAMVWKLNQMGRQDILIVDSLGCSEKWKNLIPLRYSDYIEKDDFLELVLTDQLDQRFDLGEQGIEAVLHMGACSATTELDARYLIHNNFEYTKHMARLALRSNARFIYASSAATYGDGEDGFADDENALDSLRPLNMYGYSKQMFDQWAKREGILDRIVGLKFFNVFGPNEYHKGDMSSLVIKAYHQILETGKIGLFKSYRPEYAHGEQKRDFVYIKDVVEMSLFFLDNPEANGIYNIGSSGASTWNELAEAIFAALERDPVIDYIEMPEHLKQKYQYYTCSDVSKLRQAGFKQSQTALTDAVRDYVVNYLMASKHLGD, encoded by the coding sequence GTGATTATTGTAACAGGTGGAGCAGGTTTTATCGGCAGTGCCATGGTGTGGAAGCTCAACCAGATGGGGCGACAGGATATTCTCATTGTCGACTCACTCGGTTGCAGTGAAAAATGGAAGAACCTGATCCCATTGCGCTACAGCGATTATATTGAAAAAGATGATTTCCTTGAGTTGGTTTTGACGGACCAGCTGGATCAACGTTTTGATCTCGGAGAGCAGGGGATTGAGGCTGTTTTGCACATGGGAGCCTGCTCTGCGACGACGGAGCTGGATGCCCGTTATCTGATTCACAATAACTTTGAATATACCAAGCATATGGCGCGACTTGCTTTGCGCAGTAATGCCCGGTTTATCTATGCATCCAGTGCCGCGACCTATGGCGACGGCGAAGACGGTTTTGCTGATGATGAAAATGCCCTGGACAGTTTGCGCCCTCTGAATATGTATGGCTACTCCAAGCAGATGTTTGATCAGTGGGCGAAGCGAGAAGGGATTCTTGATCGCATTGTCGGTTTGAAGTTTTTCAATGTTTTCGGCCCCAATGAATATCACAAGGGCGACATGAGTTCGCTGGTGATCAAGGCGTACCATCAAATTCTTGAAACCGGAAAAATCGGTTTGTTTAAATCGTATCGTCCAGAATATGCACACGGCGAGCAGAAGCGCGATTTTGTCTACATCAAAGACGTGGTGGAGATGTCGTTGTTCTTCCTGGACAACCCTGAGGCCAACGGGATCTACAATATTGGCAGTTCAGGAGCCAGTACCTGGAACGAGCTGGCCGAGGCAATCTTTGCCGCTCTGGAGCGTGACCCGGTAATTGACTATATAGAGATGCCGGAACATCTTAAGCAGAAGTATCAATATTACACCTGTTCCGATGTCAGTAAGCTGCGTCAGGCCGGTTTTAAGCAAAGCCAGACGGCATTAACCGATGCTGTTCGCGATTATGTGGTCAACTATCTGATGGCGTCGAAGCATCTAGGTGACTAG
- a CDS encoding NADP-dependent malic enzyme has translation MAKKQDALDYHSSGRKGKIEVIATKPCDTSRDLSLAYSPGVAEPCLAIEESPEDAYKYTAKGNLVAVISNGSAVLGLGDIGALAGKPVMEGKGILFKRFADIDVFDIELNTKEPDEIINTVRLLEPTFGGINLEDIKAPECFYIEEKLKEVMNIPVFHDDQHGTAIIANAGLINALELIKKDISKIKIVVNGAGAAGIACAQMALTLGAKKENMILCDSKGVIYKGRTEGMNDYKARLATEMECRTLEEAMVDADVFFGVSAKDAVTPEMVASMAADPILFAMANPDPEILPSEAIKVRSDVIVGTGRSDFPNQVNNVLCFPFLFRGALDTHATAINDEMKMAAVKALANLAKEDVPDSVIKAYGNTKFSFGRDYLIPKPFDPRVLLHVAPAVAKAAIDSGVATRDIGDINKYTESLEALQGRSKEIMRTLINKAKSDRKRIVFPEGDNEKILRATQILIDEKIAIPILLGPEDKIKGMIKELSLDLHGVQIIDTKGSPKHHEYSNELFRLRQRKGVTLAEASRTICRERNYYGAMMVRMGDADAMLSGVNHHYPETIRPALEVIGKQPQVKGVHGLYMMVFKKDVIFCADTTVTIDPTAEELAETAILAANKARHFDVEPRVAMLSFSNYGSALHPFTSKVIRATQLVKEWAPNLVVDGEVQANVALDPDLTEQQYPFSQLKGNANVLVFPDLNSGNISYKLLSKLGGAEAVGPILMGMKKPVHVLQRGDEVNDIVNMAAVAVVDAQDAFEKEINNGYH, from the coding sequence ATGGCAAAGAAGCAAGACGCTCTTGATTATCACAGCAGCGGGCGCAAAGGAAAAATTGAAGTTATCGCCACAAAGCCGTGCGATACCAGCCGCGACCTTTCCCTGGCCTACAGCCCCGGTGTTGCCGAACCCTGTCTGGCGATTGAAGAATCTCCTGAAGATGCCTATAAATACACCGCCAAAGGCAACTTGGTCGCTGTTATCTCCAACGGTAGCGCGGTCCTTGGACTCGGTGACATCGGCGCCCTGGCCGGCAAGCCGGTTATGGAAGGTAAAGGGATTCTGTTCAAGCGTTTTGCCGACATCGATGTCTTTGACATCGAACTCAACACCAAAGAGCCGGATGAAATCATCAATACCGTGCGCCTGCTTGAGCCGACGTTTGGCGGCATCAACCTTGAAGACATCAAAGCACCGGAATGTTTTTATATTGAGGAAAAACTCAAAGAAGTAATGAATATTCCAGTATTCCACGATGATCAGCACGGCACGGCCATCATCGCCAACGCCGGTCTGATCAATGCTCTTGAGTTGATCAAAAAAGACATCAGTAAAATCAAAATTGTTGTCAATGGTGCAGGAGCCGCAGGCATTGCGTGTGCTCAAATGGCTCTGACCCTCGGAGCAAAAAAAGAGAACATGATCCTGTGCGACAGTAAAGGCGTCATCTACAAAGGTCGTACTGAAGGGATGAACGACTACAAAGCACGCCTGGCAACGGAAATGGAATGCCGTACTCTCGAAGAAGCGATGGTCGATGCCGATGTGTTCTTCGGCGTTTCCGCCAAAGATGCGGTAACACCGGAGATGGTTGCCTCCATGGCCGCAGATCCGATTCTTTTTGCCATGGCCAATCCTGACCCGGAAATCCTGCCCAGCGAAGCAATTAAGGTGCGTAGCGATGTTATTGTCGGTACCGGACGCAGTGATTTCCCTAACCAGGTCAACAACGTGCTGTGCTTTCCGTTCCTGTTTCGTGGCGCGCTGGACACCCACGCCACGGCTATCAACGATGAGATGAAAATGGCTGCGGTTAAAGCTCTGGCCAACCTGGCCAAAGAAGATGTTCCCGATTCGGTCATCAAAGCCTACGGCAACACCAAGTTCTCTTTCGGCCGTGACTATCTGATCCCCAAACCGTTTGATCCGCGTGTTTTGCTGCACGTTGCTCCGGCTGTTGCCAAAGCCGCCATTGACAGCGGCGTTGCAACACGCGACATCGGCGACATCAACAAATACACCGAATCCCTCGAAGCCTTGCAGGGTCGTTCTAAAGAGATTATGCGCACCCTGATCAACAAAGCGAAGTCGGATCGCAAGCGCATTGTCTTCCCCGAGGGCGACAATGAAAAAATCCTTCGGGCTACTCAAATCCTCATTGATGAGAAGATCGCCATCCCCATCCTGCTTGGTCCTGAGGATAAGATCAAAGGGATGATCAAGGAACTGAGTCTGGACCTTCACGGTGTACAAATTATCGACACCAAAGGCAGCCCCAAGCACCACGAATACTCCAACGAGCTGTTCCGTCTGCGTCAACGCAAAGGAGTTACGCTGGCCGAAGCCAGCCGGACAATTTGCCGCGAGCGCAACTATTACGGGGCAATGATGGTGCGAATGGGCGATGCCGACGCCATGCTTTCCGGTGTCAATCATCATTACCCGGAAACCATCCGTCCGGCACTGGAAGTGATCGGCAAGCAACCCCAGGTTAAAGGGGTTCATGGTCTGTATATGATGGTGTTCAAAAAGGATGTGATATTCTGCGCCGACACCACGGTGACCATTGATCCGACCGCCGAAGAACTGGCCGAAACCGCCATTCTCGCTGCAAACAAAGCACGCCATTTTGATGTGGAGCCACGGGTGGCCATGCTGTCTTTCTCTAACTACGGCAGCGCGCTTCACCCTTTCACCAGCAAAGTGATCCGTGCCACGCAACTGGTTAAAGAGTGGGCTCCCAATCTGGTCGTCGATGGTGAAGTTCAAGCCAATGTTGCACTGGATCCTGACCTGACGGAACAACAATATCCGTTCTCTCAACTCAAAGGAAATGCCAATGTCCTGGTCTTCCCGGACCTCAACTCAGGCAACATTTCCTACAAGCTTCTCAGCAAACTTGGCGGTGCCGAAGCTGTCGGCCCCATCCTCATGGGCATGAAAAAACCGGTTCATGTGCTGCAACGCGGTGATGAAGTCAATGATATCGTCAATATGGCTGCTGTGGCGGTTGTGGATGCTCAGGACGCCTTTGAAAAAGAGATCAACAACGGTTACCACTGA
- a CDS encoding methyltransferase family protein translates to MRTSFFILISLILLWVSRRPLRNFRSHGFYRFFAFEGVVALVLINHPYWFDEPFVLRQLISWMLLFCSVGFVIHGVQLLRIVGGRGDRHDMPENLAFENTVTLVEVGLYRFIRHPMYASLLLLAWGALLKHPVPLTVALAVSTTLFLVATAKVEERENLRFFGAQYQDYCRRSKMFIPFVF, encoded by the coding sequence GTGCGTACCAGTTTTTTTATTCTGATCTCTTTGATTTTATTATGGGTTTCCAGACGTCCCTTGCGCAATTTCCGCAGTCACGGTTTTTATCGTTTTTTTGCCTTTGAGGGTGTTGTGGCTCTGGTTCTCATCAATCATCCCTACTGGTTTGATGAGCCCTTTGTTTTGCGGCAGTTGATTTCCTGGATGTTGCTGTTTTGTTCCGTTGGTTTTGTCATTCATGGTGTTCAACTGTTGCGCATTGTCGGTGGGCGTGGCGATCGTCACGATATGCCCGAGAATCTCGCCTTTGAAAATACCGTTACACTGGTTGAGGTTGGCTTGTATCGTTTTATTCGACATCCCATGTATGCGTCGTTGCTGCTGTTGGCGTGGGGGGCTTTGCTCAAGCATCCGGTACCGTTGACCGTTGCTCTTGCTGTGTCAACAACCCTGTTTCTCGTAGCAACGGCCAAGGTTGAGGAACGAGAAAATCTGCGTTTTTTCGGTGCTCAGTATCAAGACTACTGTCGGCGGTCAAAAATGTTTATTCCTTTCGTGTTCTGA
- a CDS encoding radical SAM protein, translated as MALSKKRRQHWIAANQQEYSQNYSSLHFLSADKYAQAHQSRQNILDSLASDVATGCCETKLDMNNLSPGCRICADGDWSCLFINGRCNCDCFYCPTSQQEIGQPTTNSIEFRHAEDYVLYLQRFGFRGASFSGGEPLLTFDRTLHFLKTIKAHMPSDFHTWLYTNGSLLTDQMVDQLAAAGLDEIRFDIGATNYQLTALKRVGNAIPVVTVEIPAVPEETERLKELLPQLVDSGVRHLNLHQLRLTPYNYPRLIQHDYRYLHGERVTVLDSELAALELLEFVHRNDIGLPINYCSFVYKHRFQAQAARLRNGHFMAKSYEGLTENGYIRTLILAGEVSRLQQLCRRFSENNCDPTLWSLVESRGRLHVHPCLWPLVELDGVEVIVDYAFARQLPQMTYRNPFTRIELSSRQEFVIERSRAGREIVFTAEQAEFFVRNVLLANRAPKDLGDDASTVDEFWEDVLAYETIPHGLQEYY; from the coding sequence ATGGCGTTGTCAAAGAAGCGGCGGCAACATTGGATTGCAGCCAACCAGCAGGAATATTCCCAGAATTACTCTTCGCTGCATTTTTTATCGGCAGACAAATATGCCCAGGCACATCAGTCTCGCCAGAACATCTTGGATTCATTGGCATCTGATGTCGCAACAGGATGTTGTGAAACCAAGCTGGATATGAACAATTTGTCGCCGGGCTGTCGGATTTGTGCCGATGGTGACTGGTCCTGTCTGTTCATCAATGGTCGTTGTAATTGCGATTGTTTTTATTGTCCGACCTCTCAACAGGAGATCGGGCAACCGACAACCAACAGTATTGAATTTCGTCATGCGGAAGACTATGTCCTCTATCTGCAACGCTTTGGTTTTCGCGGAGCCAGCTTCAGCGGTGGTGAACCTCTGTTGACCTTTGATCGAACACTGCATTTTCTTAAAACCATCAAGGCACACATGCCCAGTGACTTTCACACCTGGCTGTACACCAACGGGTCCCTGTTGACGGATCAGATGGTTGATCAGTTGGCTGCGGCAGGTCTGGATGAGATCCGTTTTGATATCGGTGCCACCAACTATCAGTTGACGGCACTCAAACGGGTTGGCAACGCGATTCCGGTGGTGACTGTAGAGATTCCTGCGGTGCCGGAAGAGACGGAGCGCCTCAAGGAACTGCTTCCTCAGTTGGTGGATAGTGGTGTGCGTCATCTTAATCTCCATCAGTTGCGCTTGACGCCCTATAATTACCCGCGTCTGATTCAGCACGATTACCGCTATCTCCATGGGGAAAGAGTGACGGTACTCGATTCTGAACTTGCAGCGCTGGAATTACTGGAATTTGTTCACAGGAACGATATTGGTCTGCCCATCAACTACTGTTCATTTGTCTATAAACACCGCTTTCAGGCGCAGGCCGCCCGCTTACGCAATGGGCACTTTATGGCCAAGAGCTATGAAGGCCTGACAGAAAATGGCTATATCCGGACGTTGATTTTAGCGGGAGAAGTGTCAAGGTTGCAGCAATTGTGCCGCCGGTTCAGTGAAAACAACTGCGATCCAACCTTGTGGTCTTTGGTCGAATCGCGTGGTCGGCTGCATGTTCATCCTTGCCTGTGGCCATTGGTAGAACTTGATGGTGTCGAAGTGATTGTCGACTATGCTTTTGCCCGGCAACTTCCACAAATGACCTATCGTAACCCTTTTACCCGCATTGAATTGAGCTCGCGACAGGAATTTGTGATCGAACGCAGCAGGGCAGGACGGGAGATTGTTTTCACTGCGGAGCAGGCGGAGTTTTTTGTCCGTAACGTACTGCTGGCGAACAGGGCTCCGAAGGATCTGGGGGACGACGCGTCTACTGTAGATGAGTTCTGGGAAGATGTGCTGGCTTATGAAACAATTCCGCACGGGCTCCAGGAGTATTACTGA
- a CDS encoding Ig-like domain-containing protein — protein sequence MKIKRWVLLCLALCLTLTGCDGGGHSHDTQAPLAMTVSPARDEVVNGANSVISVTFDEPLDATTIDLATISLEDGDGNAVAGTVSYDDSTYTVTFTPATVLQSLTTYTVVVAAGIADNAGNVREDDMVWSFSTSDFSPPDPPVSE from the coding sequence ATGAAGATAAAACGATGGGTTTTACTCTGTCTGGCCTTGTGCCTGACTCTGACCGGTTGTGATGGTGGTGGCCATTCGCACGATACGCAAGCGCCTCTGGCGATGACGGTGTCACCCGCGCGTGATGAAGTGGTCAATGGTGCAAACAGCGTGATTTCCGTAACCTTTGATGAGCCACTCGACGCGACAACGATCGATCTCGCGACGATCAGCCTCGAAGATGGTGATGGTAACGCTGTTGCCGGAACTGTCAGTTATGATGACTCTACCTATACTGTGACCTTTACACCAGCGACTGTTTTACAGAGCCTGACGACCTATACGGTTGTTGTTGCTGCCGGGATTGCCGATAACGCTGGAAACGTGCGAGAGGATGACATGGTGTGGAGTTTTTCCACCAGTGATTTCTCTCCTCCGGATCCACCTGTGAGTGAGTAG